In a single window of the Vitis vinifera cultivar Pinot Noir 40024 chromosome 6, ASM3070453v1 genome:
- the LOC100267192 gene encoding uncharacterized protein LOC100267192 has product MNFRFPSNVPWFGANSNNDLETAVKTAGVLSKSTKERAFFDVKLWGWSLLSIVPWAISARDKIWKLSTLNKELKKPSRRYRTVEYGSRPSPVRFRPYVGKVPWHTGARAFLSQLFPRYGHYCGPNWSSGKDGGSLLWDKRPIDWLDFCCYCHDIGYDTHDQASLLKADLAFLECLERPQMSTKGDPHVAQLYKTMCITGLKNVLIPYRRHLVDLRSEQSNILFGWLSNVKWRGWNPPGES; this is encoded by the exons ATGAACTTTAGGTTTCCTAGTAATGTCCCCTGGTTTGGGGCAAATTCAAACAATGATTTGGAGACAGCCGTTAAAACAGCAGGCGTCCTAAGCAAATCAACCAAAGAAAGGGCTTTTTTTGATGTGAAGCTGTGGGGATGGTCCCTCCTCTCAATTGTTCCTTGGGCTATCAGTGCCAGAGACAAAATCTGGAAATTGTCTACTTTAAATAAAGAGTTGAAGAAGCCCTCACGACGTTATCGGACTGTTGAATATGGTAGCAGGCCCTCTCCTGTACGATTTAGACCATATGTTGGCAAGGTCCCATGGCATACAGGTGCAAGAGCCTTCCTTTCTCAGCTATTTCCACGATATGGGCATTACTGTGGACCTAACTGGTCGAGTGGGAAGGATGGTGGTTCCCTTCTTTGGGATAAACGTCCAATTGATTGGTTAGACTTTTGCTGCTATTGCCATGACATTGGTTATGACACTCATGATCAGGCCAGCCTTCTGAAGGCTGACTTAGCTTTTCTGGAATGCCTGGAGAGGCCTCAGATGAGTACAAAGGGAGATCCTCATGTTGCTCAGCTTTATAAGACAATGTGCATCACTG GTCTCAAGAATGTACTAATACCATATAGAAGACACCTTGTAGACTTGAGGTCAGAGCAATCCAATATTTTGTTTGGTTGGCTAAGCAATGTAAAATGGAGAGGTTGGAACCCTCCTGGAGAAAGTTGA